In a single window of the Pseudorca crassidens isolate mPseCra1 chromosome 9, mPseCra1.hap1, whole genome shotgun sequence genome:
- the WNT11 gene encoding protein Wnt-11 isoform X1: MRARPQVCQALLFALALQTNVCYGIKWLALSKTPAALALNQTQHCKQLEGLVSAQVQLCRSNLELMHTIVHAAREVMKACRRAFADMRWNCSSIELAPNYLLDLERGTRESAFVYALSAAAISHAIARACTSGDLPGCSCGPVPGEPPGPGNRWGGCADNLSYGLLMGAKFSDAPMKVKKTGSQANKLMRLHNSEVGRQALRASLEMKCKCHGVSGSCSIRTCWKGLQELRDVAADLKTRYLSATKVVHRPMGTRKHLVPKDLDIRPVKDSELVYLQSSPDFCMKNEKVGSHGTQDRQCNKTSHGSDSCDLMCCGRGYNPYTDRVVERCHCKYHWCCYVTCRRCERTVERYVCK, encoded by the exons ATGAGGGCGCGGCCGCAGGTCTGCCAGGCGCTGCTCTTCGCCCTGGCGCTCCAGACCAATGTGTGCTATGGCATCAAGTGGCT GGCGCTCTCCAAGACCCCGGCGGCCCTGGCGCTGAACCAGACGCAGCACTGCAAGCAGCTGGAGGGCCTGGTGTCCGCGCAGGTGCAGCTGTGCCGCAGCAACCTGGAGCTCATGCACACCATCGTGCACGCCGCCCGCGAGGTCATGAAGGCCTGCCGCCGGGCCTTCGCGGACATGCGCTGGAACTGCTCCTCCATCGAGCTCGCCCCCAACTACCTGCTTGACCTGGAGAGAG GGACCCGGGAGTCAGCCTTCGTGTATGCGCTGTCGGCGGCCGCCATCAGCCACGCCATCGCCCGGGCCTGCACCTCCGGCGACCTGCCCGGCTGCTCCTGCGGCCCCGTCCCAGGTGAGCCACCCGGGCCCGGGAACCGCTGGGGAGGATGTGCGGACAACCTCAGCTACGGGCTCCTCATGGGGGCCAAGTTTTCCGATGCTCCTATGAAGGTGAAAAAAACAGGATCCCAAGCCAATAAACTGATGCGTCTACACAACAGTGAAGTGGGGAGACAG GCTCTGCGTGCCTCTCTGGAGATGAAGTGTAAGTGCCACGGGGTGTCTGGCTCCTGCTCCATCCGCACCTGCTGGAAGGGGCTGCAGGAGCTTCGGGATGTGGCCGCCGACCTCAAGACCCGCTACCTGTCGGCCACCAAGGTGGTGCACCGACCCATGGGCACCCGCAAGCACCTTGTGCCCAAGGACCTGGACATCCGGCCTGTGAAGGACTCGGAGCTCGTCTATCTGCAGAGCTCCCCTGACTTCTGCATGAAGAACGAGAAGGTGGGCTCCCATGGGACGCAGGACAG gcaGTGCAACAAGACGTCACATGGCAGTGACAGCTGTGACCTCATGTGCTGTGGACGCGGCTACAACCCCTACACAGACCGTGTGGTCGAGCGGTGCCACTGCAAGTACCACTGGTGCTGCTATGTCACCTGCCGCAGGTGTGAGCGCACGGTGGAGCGCTACGTCTGCAAGTGA
- the WNT11 gene encoding protein Wnt-11 isoform X4 → MRARPQVCQALLFALALQTNVCYGIKWLALSKTPAALALNQTQHCKQLEGLVSAQVQLCRSNLELMHTIVHAAREVMKACRRAFADMRWNCSSIELAPNYLLDLERGTRESAFVYALSAAAISHAIARACTSGDLPGCSCGPVPGEPPGPGNRWGGCADNLSYGLLMGAKFSDAPMKVKKTGSQANKLMRLHNSEVGRQALRASLEMKCKCHGVSGSCSIRTCWKGLQELRDVAADLKTRYLSATKVVHRPMGTRKHLVPKDLDIRPVKDSELVYLQSSPDFCMKNEKAVQQDVTWQ, encoded by the exons ATGAGGGCGCGGCCGCAGGTCTGCCAGGCGCTGCTCTTCGCCCTGGCGCTCCAGACCAATGTGTGCTATGGCATCAAGTGGCT GGCGCTCTCCAAGACCCCGGCGGCCCTGGCGCTGAACCAGACGCAGCACTGCAAGCAGCTGGAGGGCCTGGTGTCCGCGCAGGTGCAGCTGTGCCGCAGCAACCTGGAGCTCATGCACACCATCGTGCACGCCGCCCGCGAGGTCATGAAGGCCTGCCGCCGGGCCTTCGCGGACATGCGCTGGAACTGCTCCTCCATCGAGCTCGCCCCCAACTACCTGCTTGACCTGGAGAGAG GGACCCGGGAGTCAGCCTTCGTGTATGCGCTGTCGGCGGCCGCCATCAGCCACGCCATCGCCCGGGCCTGCACCTCCGGCGACCTGCCCGGCTGCTCCTGCGGCCCCGTCCCAGGTGAGCCACCCGGGCCCGGGAACCGCTGGGGAGGATGTGCGGACAACCTCAGCTACGGGCTCCTCATGGGGGCCAAGTTTTCCGATGCTCCTATGAAGGTGAAAAAAACAGGATCCCAAGCCAATAAACTGATGCGTCTACACAACAGTGAAGTGGGGAGACAG GCTCTGCGTGCCTCTCTGGAGATGAAGTGTAAGTGCCACGGGGTGTCTGGCTCCTGCTCCATCCGCACCTGCTGGAAGGGGCTGCAGGAGCTTCGGGATGTGGCCGCCGACCTCAAGACCCGCTACCTGTCGGCCACCAAGGTGGTGCACCGACCCATGGGCACCCGCAAGCACCTTGTGCCCAAGGACCTGGACATCCGGCCTGTGAAGGACTCGGAGCTCGTCTATCTGCAGAGCTCCCCTGACTTCTGCATGAAGAACGAGAAG gcaGTGCAACAAGACGTCACATGGCAGTGA
- the WNT11 gene encoding protein Wnt-11 isoform X2, translating to MRARPQVCQALLFALALQTNVCYGIKWLALSKTPAALALNQTQHCKQLEGLVSAQVQLCRSNLELMHTIVHAAREVMKACRRAFADMRWNCSSIELAPNYLLDLERGTRESAFVYALSAAAISHAIARACTSGDLPGCSCGPVPGEPPGPGNRWGGCADNLSYGLLMGAKFSDAPMKVKKTGSQANKLMRLHNSEVGRQALRASLEMKCKCHGVSGSCSIRTCWKGLQELRDVAADLKTRYLSATKVVHRPMGTRKHLVPKDLDIRPVKDSELVYLQSSPDFCMKNEKVGSHGTQDRARAGVPTAGPITAAEADSGQERRREPVVTTDLLCARKGW from the exons ATGAGGGCGCGGCCGCAGGTCTGCCAGGCGCTGCTCTTCGCCCTGGCGCTCCAGACCAATGTGTGCTATGGCATCAAGTGGCT GGCGCTCTCCAAGACCCCGGCGGCCCTGGCGCTGAACCAGACGCAGCACTGCAAGCAGCTGGAGGGCCTGGTGTCCGCGCAGGTGCAGCTGTGCCGCAGCAACCTGGAGCTCATGCACACCATCGTGCACGCCGCCCGCGAGGTCATGAAGGCCTGCCGCCGGGCCTTCGCGGACATGCGCTGGAACTGCTCCTCCATCGAGCTCGCCCCCAACTACCTGCTTGACCTGGAGAGAG GGACCCGGGAGTCAGCCTTCGTGTATGCGCTGTCGGCGGCCGCCATCAGCCACGCCATCGCCCGGGCCTGCACCTCCGGCGACCTGCCCGGCTGCTCCTGCGGCCCCGTCCCAGGTGAGCCACCCGGGCCCGGGAACCGCTGGGGAGGATGTGCGGACAACCTCAGCTACGGGCTCCTCATGGGGGCCAAGTTTTCCGATGCTCCTATGAAGGTGAAAAAAACAGGATCCCAAGCCAATAAACTGATGCGTCTACACAACAGTGAAGTGGGGAGACAG GCTCTGCGTGCCTCTCTGGAGATGAAGTGTAAGTGCCACGGGGTGTCTGGCTCCTGCTCCATCCGCACCTGCTGGAAGGGGCTGCAGGAGCTTCGGGATGTGGCCGCCGACCTCAAGACCCGCTACCTGTCGGCCACCAAGGTGGTGCACCGACCCATGGGCACCCGCAAGCACCTTGTGCCCAAGGACCTGGACATCCGGCCTGTGAAGGACTCGGAGCTCGTCTATCTGCAGAGCTCCCCTGACTTCTGCATGAAGAACGAGAAGGTGGGCTCCCATGGGACGCAGGACAG AGCTAGAGCTGGCGTCCCTACAGCAGGTCCCATCACAGCTGCTGAAGCCGATTCAGgacaggagagaaggagggagccaGTGGTGACTacagacctactatgtgccaggaaggGCTGGTGA
- the WNT11 gene encoding protein Wnt-11 isoform X5, whose amino-acid sequence MRARPQVCQALLFALALQTNVCYGIKWLALSKTPAALALNQTQHCKQLEGLVSAQVQLCRSNLELMHTIVHAAREVMKACRRAFADMRWNCSSIELAPNYLLDLERGTRESAFVYALSAAAISHAIARACTSGDLPGCSCGPVPGEPPGPGNRWGGCADNLSYGLLMGAKFSDAPMKVKKTGSQANKLMRLHNSEVGRQALRASLEMKCKCHGVSGSCSIRTCWKGLQELRDVAADLKTRYLSATKVVHRPMGTRKHLVPKDLDIRPVKDSELVYLQSSPDFCMKNEKS is encoded by the exons ATGAGGGCGCGGCCGCAGGTCTGCCAGGCGCTGCTCTTCGCCCTGGCGCTCCAGACCAATGTGTGCTATGGCATCAAGTGGCT GGCGCTCTCCAAGACCCCGGCGGCCCTGGCGCTGAACCAGACGCAGCACTGCAAGCAGCTGGAGGGCCTGGTGTCCGCGCAGGTGCAGCTGTGCCGCAGCAACCTGGAGCTCATGCACACCATCGTGCACGCCGCCCGCGAGGTCATGAAGGCCTGCCGCCGGGCCTTCGCGGACATGCGCTGGAACTGCTCCTCCATCGAGCTCGCCCCCAACTACCTGCTTGACCTGGAGAGAG GGACCCGGGAGTCAGCCTTCGTGTATGCGCTGTCGGCGGCCGCCATCAGCCACGCCATCGCCCGGGCCTGCACCTCCGGCGACCTGCCCGGCTGCTCCTGCGGCCCCGTCCCAGGTGAGCCACCCGGGCCCGGGAACCGCTGGGGAGGATGTGCGGACAACCTCAGCTACGGGCTCCTCATGGGGGCCAAGTTTTCCGATGCTCCTATGAAGGTGAAAAAAACAGGATCCCAAGCCAATAAACTGATGCGTCTACACAACAGTGAAGTGGGGAGACAG GCTCTGCGTGCCTCTCTGGAGATGAAGTGTAAGTGCCACGGGGTGTCTGGCTCCTGCTCCATCCGCACCTGCTGGAAGGGGCTGCAGGAGCTTCGGGATGTGGCCGCCGACCTCAAGACCCGCTACCTGTCGGCCACCAAGGTGGTGCACCGACCCATGGGCACCCGCAAGCACCTTGTGCCCAAGGACCTGGACATCCGGCCTGTGAAGGACTCGGAGCTCGTCTATCTGCAGAGCTCCCCTGACTTCTGCATGAAGAACGAGAAG AGCTAG
- the WNT11 gene encoding protein Wnt-11 isoform X3, with protein sequence MRARPQVCQALLFALALQTNVCYGIKWLALSKTPAALALNQTQHCKQLEGLVSAQVQLCRSNLELMHTIVHAAREVMKACRRAFADMRWNCSSIELAPNYLLDLERGTRESAFVYALSAAAISHAIARACTSGDLPGCSCGPVPGEPPGPGNRWGGCADNLSYGLLMGAKFSDAPMKVKKTGSQANKLMRLHNSEVGRQLLGACLAPPPPGGPPGFGLENVGGAEGALSWESGALNSLCDIGRVTSSLASVVPIYKMGWVGALWSPLVTFLRLFLWGSGPRPVWKEAWRGLRSSRPLLKGRLLGSNGDSLPAPKPTPTS encoded by the exons ATGAGGGCGCGGCCGCAGGTCTGCCAGGCGCTGCTCTTCGCCCTGGCGCTCCAGACCAATGTGTGCTATGGCATCAAGTGGCT GGCGCTCTCCAAGACCCCGGCGGCCCTGGCGCTGAACCAGACGCAGCACTGCAAGCAGCTGGAGGGCCTGGTGTCCGCGCAGGTGCAGCTGTGCCGCAGCAACCTGGAGCTCATGCACACCATCGTGCACGCCGCCCGCGAGGTCATGAAGGCCTGCCGCCGGGCCTTCGCGGACATGCGCTGGAACTGCTCCTCCATCGAGCTCGCCCCCAACTACCTGCTTGACCTGGAGAGAG GGACCCGGGAGTCAGCCTTCGTGTATGCGCTGTCGGCGGCCGCCATCAGCCACGCCATCGCCCGGGCCTGCACCTCCGGCGACCTGCCCGGCTGCTCCTGCGGCCCCGTCCCAGGTGAGCCACCCGGGCCCGGGAACCGCTGGGGAGGATGTGCGGACAACCTCAGCTACGGGCTCCTCATGGGGGCCAAGTTTTCCGATGCTCCTATGAAGGTGAAAAAAACAGGATCCCAAGCCAATAAACTGATGCGTCTACACAACAGTGAAGTGGGGAGACAG CTGCTTGGGGCTTGCctggctcctcctcctccagggggTCCACCAGGATTTGGGCTGGAGAACGTCGGTGGAGCAGAAGGAGCACTGAGCTGGGAGTCAGGAGCTCTAAACTCACTGTGTGACATTGGGCGAGTCACTTCCTCCCTGGCCTCAGTtgttcccatctataaaatggggtgggTTGGTGCTCTCTGGTCCCCATTGGTCACGTTCCTCAGGCTCTTCCTCTGGGGCTCTGGGCCAAGGCCGGTGTGGAAGGAAGCATGGAGAGGGCTGCGGAGCAGCAGACCCTTGCTAAAGGGTCGTCTCCTTGGATCTAATGGGGACTCTCTCCCAGCTCCAAAACCCACCCCAACCTCCTAA